The Flammeovirga agarivorans genomic sequence ATAGTAATAAGTTACAAACTTATGACATAAACAAATTCGTAGTGACACTGCGTTTAACACTACGAATAGAGTGAAATTTCATGAAAATTACAATGGATTTGAAACACCAGAAAAATAACATTCTTAATTCTTTTATTGATGAAACTATCGAAAAAGGATATTGGGAAAACTTTAATGATATTCATATTGATGATATTGATGAAGAATATTCAAATAAAACATCATGGGTTGAAGGTGGGTTAAAATGCTTAAACGATACTAAAGGATACCTTGAGAAAGAATATAAGGATTTTACTTCTTTCTTAATCATTCCATTAGAATCATATGTTACAAAAGTCGGTGTTAATTTTAAAGATGAAGAAACTTTAATTAGAGAATTAAGTTATACACCACCTTCGTTGTATATATGTGAAAAAGGGTGGGATAATTTAAAACAGACATTAGATTATGGTATCCTATTACAAAATGATATAATAAAATTTAAGGACTTTATTTTTTATCATGTTGAATATAAAATTGATGGAGATTCTGAGTTCAGAAGATCAATTATTGTATGTTATTAAATAATACCTTAGGATTATATTCACATTTAAGTACTCAAAAAACATAGATACAAAAAATCACCCCAATTGCTCTAATCCTATTACAGAACAATTGAGGTGATCTTTTTATTTAAGGAAGAGAGAATTACATCTCAAAGTACTTGGCAAGATAAGTATCATTAGATTCCTTCATCCAGTCTACTAAAGCATCTTTTAGTTCTTCAACCTTAGCTTTGTATTTTTTCTCATCAATCACATTTTCTAATTCCTTCGGATCTTTCTTCAGGTCATACAATGCATTTGGTCCTTCACTGTAGAAAACATATTTATACTGACCGTCTGTAATCATTCTACAGACATAATCATTTTTATGTGGATAAGTTCTTTCACAAACATTGTATTTACGCCATGAAGTCTTCTTTTCATTTACCAAAGGTCTTAGAGATGCACCTTGTACTTGTTTTGGAATTTCAATGCCACAATAATCAAGAATGGTAGGCATAATATCGATAATACTCACTTGATGCGTATCTTTCACCATCTTCTTGTTTTGCGATTGTGGTGCCTTAATAATTAATGGAACGCGTACTAACTCATCGTAGAAGCCATCTAAACTTTTACCCATCGCTCCAAATCTACCTTGAATATCACCATGGTCAGAAGTAAAAATAATCAACGTATTGTCATATTGACCTGTCTCTTTTAAAGAAGCGATAATACGGCCTACTTCTTCATCCATGTATTTCACTTGAGACCTGTAGATAGCCAGATATTCTTTAATACCTTCTTCGCCTACCAATTTACCCAATCTTTGGGCATCCATATTGTTTGCGTTCGGGTGTACTTTGTCCACTTCGCTCATGTCTACCTTCATCTTATCTCTATCATACATGCTAAAATAAGGTTCAGGCATGGCCCATGGAATATGTGGAGGATGGTAGCTGACAGTGATCATCCAAGGTTCTCCTTTTTTAGCTTTTACCGTTCGAATTGCTTCATTTGTAATCGAAGTATGCGGTAGTAATTCTACCGGAATAGAAGTTTCTCCAGTAGCTAAAATCCCTTTATGTTTCCATTTTGTTGCTTCTGTCGCTTCTGCTGCTTCTTTATATACTTTACTTTGATACAGCGGATATCCCCAAAGTTCTTTGTCAGATGGTTTCGGGTTGATCTTTGCCATTCCATCAACTAATTTTTGCTTGTAGTTTTTGCTCGCTTCATAAGAATGTGATTGACCTTTTAACAAACTACCTTTGTAACATTTCAATTCCTTTTTCTTACCGATATGCCACTTACCATAATGACCTGTAAAGTACCCTTCATCGTATAAAATATTTTCCGTTAAAAGGTATTCAATTTCCTCCACACCATGCTGTTTGTATTTGGCATTGGGTTTAGTCATTAAATTATTAATAATCGTATTACTGTGTGGGTACATTCCAGTAACAAATGTTCCTCTTGCAGGAGAACATGAAGGAGTTGTCACGATAGCATTACTGAAATATGCTCCATTATCTGCCAGTGCATTCAGGTTGGGTGTATCAAAACCTTTATCTACAAACTCAAGACCGTACCAAACATGTTGATCCGTCTGAATAAATAATACATTAGGTTTCTCTTGCCCAAAAGCATTCATAGCTAGTAAGCCAACTAAAAATGCAATAAGTAATCTCTCTTTCATCTGTAAAAAATTTACCTTTTAAATAAAAAGGGTAGTAGATAATAATTTCATTTCTAAACTCTCCTAAAAGTAGTTATGGATCAAAATTAAGAACCGTAGTTATGGAATGGGTTTAATGTTGTATCAAACTGATTTAATATTTGAGCAATGAAGAGATTTTACTACTCTTTTACAATAAAAGTATACCTCAAAACCATCATGTGTTTTCCTTTTTGTCTGAAGAATCAGGAAGTAGCATAGCTTATTAGAGAAATACTGATTTAAAGTTGGTGTAAAAAAAACTACCCTTCGGAGGAAAAATCTCTTTATGTCATTACATATAAATCAAATATCGTCATTTTATAACACAACCTTATCAATTCAATAGCACAAAATAAGCGATAGTGAAATTGTTAGTTAGAAGTTTCTTTTTTATCAAAAATGTGAGAAGCTCTATTGATATTGTATTACAATGATGTGGAAACATAAATGAATTATTACTTGAAATGAAAAAAAATATTCTTCTTGCAGCCTCACTGTTATCAGTGATGACTTTCTTTTCTTATACTTCCATAGAGAAGAAGAAACCCAAAAAGCCGAATGTAATCGTAGTCTTAGTCGATGACCTAGGATATAAGGATGTTGGTTTTAATGGTAGTAAAGAAATCCCTACACCTAATATTGACAGAATTGCTCATGAAGGGGTGAAGTTTACGAATGGATATGTATCGTATGCAGTTTGTGGTCCTTCAAGAGCAGGGTTGATTACAGGAAGATACCAAGACCGCTTTGGTTCAGGAAGAAATCCTCTTTGGGCTCCAAATGATATTGATCAAGGGTTAAGTGTCGACGAAGAAACTATTGCAGACGTTTTAGGAAGAGAAGGCTACAAAAGTATGGCATT encodes the following:
- a CDS encoding sulfatase-like hydrolase/transferase — protein: MKERLLIAFLVGLLAMNAFGQEKPNVLFIQTDQHVWYGLEFVDKGFDTPNLNALADNGAYFSNAIVTTPSCSPARGTFVTGMYPHSNTIINNLMTKPNAKYKQHGVEEIEYLLTENILYDEGYFTGHYGKWHIGKKKELKCYKGSLLKGQSHSYEASKNYKQKLVDGMAKINPKPSDKELWGYPLYQSKVYKEAAEATEATKWKHKGILATGETSIPVELLPHTSITNEAIRTVKAKKGEPWMITVSYHPPHIPWAMPEPYFSMYDRDKMKVDMSEVDKVHPNANNMDAQRLGKLVGEEGIKEYLAIYRSQVKYMDEEVGRIIASLKETGQYDNTLIIFTSDHGDIQGRFGAMGKSLDGFYDELVRVPLIIKAPQSQNKKMVKDTHQVSIIDIMPTILDYCGIEIPKQVQGASLRPLVNEKKTSWRKYNVCERTYPHKNDYVCRMITDGQYKYVFYSEGPNALYDLKKDPKELENVIDEKKYKAKVEELKDALVDWMKESNDTYLAKYFEM